TTAATCCCGAAAGGGCGCTTATTCAATTGAGCCTGCGTGGAAAATACGAGGATATTTTCTGGTTCACGTTTTTTCATGAGGCAGGGCATATTCTTCTGCACGGCAAGCGGGATGTATTCATTGAATCAAATATCGAAAATAATTCGAAGGAAAACGAAGCTGACAGTTTTGCCAGGGATATTCTGATACCACAAGAAGAATGGGAGAAGTTCATCCAGGCGAATATTTTCTCAGCAGAAAAAATTAAGACATTCGCGAAGGAGATGAATATATCACCTGCGATTGTAGTGGGACGACTGCAACATGAGCGCAAGATCGCATTTGCCCAGTTGAATGGCCTGAGAAGGAAATATGAATTATCTTCCAACGATCAATAAATAAATGTTATACTACCCTGTATTACTCGACATTAAAGATAAACTTGTCGTTGTCATAGGCGGAGGCGAGGTTGCGCTGCGCAAGGTCGCGGACCTCTGCCGTGCGGGCGCGCGCGTGCGCGTGATCGCGCCGCGCGTTCACGAGGGAATCGCGTCGCGCGCCGCGGACGGAGCGGTGAGCATCAATACCCGGGAATACGCGGAGGGCGACCTGGAGGGCGCCGCGCTCGTGTTCTCGTGCACGAACGACGCCTTGGTGAACGCGCGCGTGTACCGGGAGGCGCATGAACGCGGCATCTTCATCAACGCCGTCGACGATCCGCCCCACTGCTCGTTCATCGTGCCCTCGTTCACGCAGAGGGGCGATTTCCTTCTTGCCGTTTCCACGAGCGGCGCTTCGCCCGCGATGGCGGCGCGTCTCCGCCGCATGATCGAAAAGGCGGTGCCGGAAAACGTGGAGGTCATCCTCGAGGCGCTCCGCGAGGCACGGAGGATTATCCAGGGGGACGCTTCATTCAAGAAGCTATCGGCGGACGAGCGTGGTGATATCATGAAACGCATTGTGAACGACGACGCGCTCCTGGACGAGCTCGCTGCCGCGTTTCGGGAACACACACTCTCCCATTACCTGCGCATCCGCGCGGGCCTTCCCCCCGTCAGCTGAAATCGAGACAACGCACGAACTCGTCGTTGAATTCCGGGTGCGTGGAAAGTTCCACGACGCGCGCCGCGTCGCGCAGCTCCCGCGTGCGCGCCATGAAGGCCGGATCGACGCACGCGCGCGCGGCCGCGGCCAGGCTCGTGTTTCCCGAGAAGCTGTACACAGCGCGGGGGAACAATGGAATGAAGGAAAGCCGCTTGAAATGGTCGATCGAAAGGTTTTCCCCGAAGGCCCCGGCAATAAACACCTGCCCGATCTCCCCGACCGCGCATCCCGCTTCCTTTAAGAGAATATTTGCCCCGGCCAGGGACGCCCCCTTTGCGAGCTGAAGGCTTCGAATGTCCTTCTGGGTGATGATCACGTTTCCGCAAATCCGCACCGCGGAGATACCGTTATGCGAAACTATTCTGAACGTCTCTTTGCCGCCGGTCCTCGCGAACGCGCCGGACGCGCCGATCATCCCCGATCCGCGCATTATGGAAACCGCGTCGATAAGCCCGGTCCCCGAGATGCCCACGGGCTCCCCCCCGCCCATCACCTCACAGGACGGCACGTTCGCATTCATGTGTACGTGGGTGAGCGCGCCCTCGTCGGCCGTCATCCCGTGGCTGATATTCATCCCCTCGAGCGCGGGACCCATCGCGCACGACGCGGCGAAGATATCGCCGGAGGGCGTGCGCAGGAACATCTCGCCGTTGGTGCCCAGGTCGATGAAGAACACGCCCCTGCGGTGACCCTGCCCGTCCAGGAGCGCGAGCCCGCCCACGAGGTCGCCGCCCAGGTACGCGGACGCGACCGGGAGGGCTTCGATGCGCGCGCCCGCCCCGAACGCGCGCGCGTCCGGGATTTCGATCGCGGCAAAGTCCCTGTGCGCGGCGGTATAGGGAAAGGCGCCCAGGGGCTTCACGTCGAGTCCCGCGAAGAAGTAGGTCATGGTCGTGTTTCCGGCGCACACCATGTGCTCGATGCGCGCGGGCGGGATGCCGGCCTGCACGAGCGTATCGGCGACGGCGGAAAAGATGGATCCGCGCAGGAGGGAAACGAGCGCCCGTCCGGCCTCCGGGTCCGTCGACGCGGCGATGCGCGAAACCACGTCATGGCCGTAGCGTCGCTGGGGATTCATGAACGATGCGAGCGCCTGGGTCTCCCCCGACGCGAGGTCGGCGAGCGATATTTGAATGGAGGTGGTGCCGATATCGACGGCCAGTCCAAGCCCGTGTCCCGCCGGGGGGACCGATACGCGTCCCCGGCCCGCGGCGAAGACGGGCGCGCGCTTCACCGTCACGTCCCCGCGCATCTGCGCCCGGCACGCGAGCCGCATTCCGGGGACGCCGCCGGTGAGCCTGGGCTCGAGCTCAAGAGGCTCGCTCAAGTCCCCGCGCGCCTCGATCGCGCACTTCCCGCAGAATCCCTTTCCGCCGCAGGGCGTCCTGAGCACCATGCCCATATCGGCGCACGCGTCGAGAAGAAGCGTTCCCTCGTCGAACGCGCGCGATTCACCGCCGGGAAGAACCGTGAGCAGGGGTTTTTTCATGGGCACCTCATGCCGCCTATCCTCGACGGGGGAGGCGGCGAAATCAAACCCTTTTCCGGCCGGGGTCGGGACGGGGCCCGAGTTTTTTTAATTGATTTTTGATTTGCGATTGCTACAGTGGGCCGGTAACGAGTCGCATTATGACACATTAGGGACCGTGCGTTTTACGGCCGTCCCGGCGCCGATATCACCCATGAAAGACTTTACGATCATATCATATCCCGGGGCGAACGAGGCCTCGCTCCTGTCGCTCGCCGAAAAGCGGTCGCGCTACATGCTTCCCTTCGGGGGACGCTACCGCGTGGTCGACTTCACCATCCGGAACTCCGTGGCGGCGGGCGCCCAGCGCACGATAATCTACAGCAGCGTGGAGGACAGCCTCGCCGATTACGTGGAGCACTACGGGCCCTTCAAGCACCAGAAATTCCCCGCCATTCGCGTCGTCTCGAGGCGCCACTCGGACATACAGTTCTGCTACAACCTCATTATGGACGCCAACACCGACTACTACGTGATCTACGCCGGCGACAATCCCTCCATCATCGATTTCTCGTCGGTGGTGGAGCGCTATAGGAAGAAGCGCGCGGGCGCCGCGCTCTTCACGCTCAAGCTCTCACAGCGCGAATCGATGGCGCACGGGATCCTGGTCACCAACCAGAAGACGCTGCTCGAGGTGGTGAACGGGGCTATGGAGGAGCGGCGTCATTCGCCCAACATCTTCGAGATGATCATCAACGTGATGATCAACCGGGGCATCCGCCGGGAGAGCCTCGAGGCGCGCTACTGGCCGGTGAAGAACGTTCCCGAGTATTACCAGGTCAACATGGACATCATGAGGAGCAAGGTGCTGTTCGAAACGGTGTTCTCCGACCGGTCGCTCAAGAGCCAGCTTCGCTCGGAAAAGGTCGCGTTCCTGGGGCCCCACGCGAAGATCATCAACAGCTTCATCTCCGACGGCTGCCAGGTCCACGGTACCGTCCAGAATTCCATCGTGTTCCCCGGCGTGGAGATAGGGGAGCGTGCGGTCGTCAGGGATTCCATACTGCTTCCCTTCTGCCGCATCGGCGCGGGGGCGCGCGTGTTCTCCTCGGTGATCGACGAGAAAACCCTTCCCGTCCCGGAGATCGCCCAGGACGGCACGAAAAAAACGCCGCCCGACTTTTTCACCGTGGGCGCGCACTGCTACGTGGGCAGCGAGACGGAGGGCCTCAAGAACAACGACTTCCCCCGGTCGCTCTTCAAGAGCATCACCCTTATCGGCAGGGATTGCGAGATCCCGGACGCCTCGCGTATCGGCGGGGCGTGCTATATCGCGCCCGGGCTGGGCAGGGAATACTTTCTGAAGTCCCGTTACCTCTACGACGGGCTCTCGGTGAAATAATGCTCATCCCCTACCGCGACGAGAACCCGACCGAACGATTCGCCCTCGTCACCTTTATGCTCATCCTCGCGAACGTCGCGATGTTCGCCTACCAGGTGCTGGGACCCGCGGGCTTCGCGCGCATTACCGCCGAGTACGGATTCGTGCCGCTGGAGCTCTCCTCCGGAAAAAACCTTCCCGCGTCGCAGTTCGTGAACCCCTTCCTCACGCTTATAAGCTACATGTTCTGCCACGGGAGCATCCCGCACCTGGGATTCAACATGCTCTTCCTGTGGATATTCGGCAATAACGTCGAGGACCGGATGACGCGCGGGGGCTTCCTTGTGTTCTACCTCCTCACGGGCGTGATCGCGGCGCTCGCGTTCGCCGGGATGGCGCCGCAGTCGAAGGTCCCGCTCGTGGGGGCCTCGGGGGCGATATCGGCGATACTGGGGGCGTACCTGTTCATGTTCCCCTTCGCGCGCGTCTACGTGTGGATGCTCTTCTTCACGATGCGCCTGCCCGCGATGCTGTACCTGCCCGTCTGGTTTCTCATGCAGATACTCGGCTTCATAGGCGGGTCCGCGGGCGGGAGCAACGTCGCGTGGGTGAGCCATATCGGCGGCTTCGCCGCGGGGGTGATCCTTTTCAAACTCTTCGTGAAACGGTACCGTATCCCATGAAAGGATTCGTGACGGCAGTCGTAGTATCGGTCACCCTTGCCGCGTGCGCGCCGGCGTTCGCGGAGGTCGCGGTGATACCCTACCGCGTCGACAACCCCTCGACATATTTCCCCGAAAAATCGGGCGACGAATACGCGAAGCTGCTGGGCGTGGTCCTCGCGGTGCGCAAGGGCATGGAGGTGTACCCGCCGCGTGACCTTGACGCCGACATGAAAAGTTTCGGGATATCGTCGCAGGGGACCATCACCGCGGAGGGCCTCAAGGCCCTGGGCGCCGGGCGCTACCTGGACCGCATCGTGCTCGGGAAGATTTCGAAGACGGGCGAAACCTATGTCGCCGAGAGCACCCTCTACGCACCCGGACGCGGGAAGGTCATCGCGCGCACGCAGGTGAAGGGTCAGAGCCTCGCGGCCTGCGCTGAGAAGGACGCGGCGGAGCTTTTCGTGACCGCGCCCGACGCGCCGCTCAAGCTCGACCCGGCCGCGGACCAGGGCCTCGCGACGGTGGACCTCGTCGTGGTGACCGATACCTCCTACGCCATGAGCGCCGAATGGGAAACGGTGAAGGCCGGGATCACCGGCTTCGCGGGCGCGCTTTCGGAAAACTGGAGCGCGCCCATCCGGATATATGTGCTCGGGTTTTCGGACGCGCAGAAGCTTCCCTCGTACGCGCAGCCGGTGGGCTCGCCTGCGGCGCTGCGTGCGGGCCTGGACGCGACCCCGCCCCGCGGCGGCCCCAGTACCGATGCGCTCGAGGCGGCCCTGCGCTTCGCGGTCACGAACGTGCCCTGGGAGCGGGGAAGCGTGAGGCATATGCTCGTGGTATCGAACTCCCCGGTGAGAAGAAATTCGCAGGTAGAGCTTTCCGGGATGACGGCGCAGAAGCGGGGAATCGTCGTGAGCGCCGCCGCGGGCGGACGGTGCCAGTGGGAGGATGCCGAAACGCTTCGCCAGCTCGCCGTCATGGGCAAGGGCAGGTTCGCGCAGTTCGCCTACCGGCAGCGCGTCTACGATGCGCGCGGAAAATCGATCGACCTCTTCATGGAGGGCGGGCGCTTCTTCCAGGGGCAGGCCTACGGCGCCCAGTGGAAGGAAGGGCTCTTCTCCTTTTCGGGAAAGGCGTCCTCCTTCATGCAGCCCAAGCCGTTCCTCGCCGAGATCATGGCGGACCGGAAGAAATACGAGCTTTCCCCCTACGCCATGAGCGAGCTCTACCCCGAGATCGCGAACGTCGCGCTCGTGAACGCCGATCCCGTCGAGAATAACGCGGACGTTCTGCTCCCGGGGCTGGGGGCGGGCGCTTCTTCCAGGGGCAGGGCGGGCGGTCCCCATGCGCTCGCCAAGGCGCTCCTCTCTGATGGGAAGGTATCGATATGGGTGCGGATCGCCTCGCAGGCGGACCTGGATTTTTTCAAGAACCGTGAATCGATGCGCGCCTACTTCACGCTCGGGGTCACCGTGCAGCGCAAGCCCGACGAGGCGTACGGCTTCACCTTTCACCCCGCGCGCTTCATCACCCGCCTGGGGGACGACCAGGTTCCGGATGCGGCGCGCGCGGGGATCAACGAGATGGCCGCGAGGCCGGACTTCTACATCAACAACGGGTTGCTCAAGCCCCCGGTCTGGTTCGTGCGCGTGAAGGTGGAGGCGCTCGAGCCGGTGAAGGAAGCGGAGGATGTCAGGGACTAGGCTTTCCTGCCGCGACCGGTAATCGCAGGCTGCGAATATCAGTCGAGCATTTCGATGATCCTTTCCTGGAAGGCGAGGAGGGTGGCCGCCGATTCTTCCTTGCTCTGCTCGAGTATTACGGAAAGCATGGACATGCCTTCCAGGAAGGCCACCACCGCGGTGCTCATCCTGCGGGCAATGATCTCGTCTTTGACTGCGCCGGCGATCACGGCCTGCACACTCCGGATCCACTCGCGGTACACCGCTTTGAGCTTCACCCGGACCTTCTTTTCGTAAAGTCCGATCTCCCAGATCTCCACGAATATCCGCGAGAGCCTCCTGTCGAGTGTGATCCTCCGGTTCACGAAGCTGAACATTTCCGAGATGACCTGCCGCGCGGGGGCGCCCTCGGGGGTATGGGCGCTCATGTATTCGTAGAACTCGCCCTTGTATTTCAGTAACATGTGGTCCAGGAACGTGAGGAGTATCTCCTCCTTCCCGGTGAAATAATAATGAAGCACGCCGTGGTTGACGCCCGCGGCCTTCGCGATGTCCTTTATGCTTGTTTCCTTAAAGGGCTTTTCCATCAGGCAGCTGAACAATGCCTCTATGATTTGCAGCCGGCGCTCTTCCTGGACGACTCTTCTTCCCATATCTTCCCACGCGTTTTGCGGTATTTAGAATTTGCAGTACCTGATAACAGTATTCGTCCGGCACCCGTAGCTGTCAACAAAATGAACGCGCGGGGATTGGCGTACGTACGTGCCGT
This genomic stretch from Spirochaetota bacterium harbors:
- a CDS encoding bifunctional precorrin-2 dehydrogenase/sirohydrochlorin ferrochelatase — protein: MLYYPVLLDIKDKLVVVIGGGEVALRKVADLCRAGARVRVIAPRVHEGIASRAADGAVSINTREYAEGDLEGAALVFSCTNDALVNARVYREAHERGIFINAVDDPPHCSFIVPSFTQRGDFLLAVSTSGASPAMAARLRRMIEKAVPENVEVILEALREARRIIQGDASFKKLSADERGDIMKRIVNDDALLDELAAAFREHTLSHYLRIRAGLPPVS
- a CDS encoding rhomboid family intramembrane serine protease, whose translation is MLIPYRDENPTERFALVTFMLILANVAMFAYQVLGPAGFARITAEYGFVPLELSSGKNLPASQFVNPFLTLISYMFCHGSIPHLGFNMLFLWIFGNNVEDRMTRGGFLVFYLLTGVIAALAFAGMAPQSKVPLVGASGAISAILGAYLFMFPFARVYVWMLFFTMRLPAMLYLPVWFLMQILGFIGGSAGGSNVAWVSHIGGFAAGVILFKLFVKRYRIP
- a CDS encoding TetR/AcrR family transcriptional regulator, which encodes MGRRVVQEERRLQIIEALFSCLMEKPFKETSIKDIAKAAGVNHGVLHYYFTGKEEILLTFLDHMLLKYKGEFYEYMSAHTPEGAPARQVISEMFSFVNRRITLDRRLSRIFVEIWEIGLYEKKVRVKLKAVYREWIRSVQAVIAGAVKDEIIARRMSTAVVAFLEGMSMLSVILEQSKEESAATLLAFQERIIEMLD
- a CDS encoding DUF4445 domain-containing protein, producing the protein MKKPLLTVLPGGESRAFDEGTLLLDACADMGMVLRTPCGGKGFCGKCAIEARGDLSEPLELEPRLTGGVPGMRLACRAQMRGDVTVKRAPVFAAGRGRVSVPPAGHGLGLAVDIGTTSIQISLADLASGETQALASFMNPQRRYGHDVVSRIAASTDPEAGRALVSLLRGSIFSAVADTLVQAGIPPARIEHMVCAGNTTMTYFFAGLDVKPLGAFPYTAAHRDFAAIEIPDARAFGAGARIEALPVASAYLGGDLVGGLALLDGQGHRRGVFFIDLGTNGEMFLRTPSGDIFAASCAMGPALEGMNISHGMTADEGALTHVHMNANVPSCEVMGGGEPVGISGTGLIDAVSIMRGSGMIGASGAFARTGGKETFRIVSHNGISAVRICGNVIITQKDIRSLQLAKGASLAGANILLKEAGCAVGEIGQVFIAGAFGENLSIDHFKRLSFIPLFPRAVYSFSGNTSLAAAARACVDPAFMARTRELRDAARVVELSTHPEFNDEFVRCLDFS
- a CDS encoding VWA domain-containing protein, translating into MKGFVTAVVVSVTLAACAPAFAEVAVIPYRVDNPSTYFPEKSGDEYAKLLGVVLAVRKGMEVYPPRDLDADMKSFGISSQGTITAEGLKALGAGRYLDRIVLGKISKTGETYVAESTLYAPGRGKVIARTQVKGQSLAACAEKDAAELFVTAPDAPLKLDPAADQGLATVDLVVVTDTSYAMSAEWETVKAGITGFAGALSENWSAPIRIYVLGFSDAQKLPSYAQPVGSPAALRAGLDATPPRGGPSTDALEAALRFAVTNVPWERGSVRHMLVVSNSPVRRNSQVELSGMTAQKRGIVVSAAAGGRCQWEDAETLRQLAVMGKGRFAQFAYRQRVYDARGKSIDLFMEGGRFFQGQAYGAQWKEGLFSFSGKASSFMQPKPFLAEIMADRKKYELSPYAMSELYPEIANVALVNADPVENNADVLLPGLGAGASSRGRAGGPHALAKALLSDGKVSIWVRIASQADLDFFKNRESMRAYFTLGVTVQRKPDEAYGFTFHPARFITRLGDDQVPDAARAGINEMAARPDFYINNGLLKPPVWFVRVKVEALEPVKEAEDVRD